From uncultured Roseateles sp., the proteins below share one genomic window:
- a CDS encoding copper-binding protein — MNLIKNLTLAKLAAILAMATGLAGTTLAQTAPAGKTAAPPAAPATAADMTDGEVKKVDKSTKKITIKHGEIKNLDMPGMTMVFQVKDPAMLDMVKAGDKVKFKVEKADGTIVVTEMQVAK; from the coding sequence ATGAATTTGATCAAGAACCTGACTCTCGCCAAGCTGGCTGCAATCCTGGCCATGGCAACCGGCCTTGCCGGAACCACCCTGGCACAGACGGCACCTGCGGGCAAGACTGCTGCGCCGCCTGCAGCACCAGCGACTGCCGCCGACATGACCGACGGAGAAGTCAAGAAGGTCGACAAGTCCACCAAGAAAATCACCATCAAGCATGGCGAAATCAAAAACCTCGACATGCCAGGTATGACCATGGTGTTCCAGGTCAAGGACCCGGCCATGCTGGACATGGTCAAGGCGGGAGATAAGGTGAAGTTCAAGGTCGAAAAGGCCGATGGCACCATCGTCGTGACCGAGATGCAAGTCGCGAAATAA